CCTCAGCCATATCGATCCAAATGTCTGCCGATGATGCCGCGATCGCTGCCATCAGGTCAGCTTGAAACACGGGAGCAGTGGAAACATCGAGAACGTCGGGGGGCTGGATGACCATAGGCTGGACAGTAGAGACGACAACGCTCATACGTATTATCCTCACACTTTAAACGGTCTGACCTAGGCTAGGACTTGAGTACCTATGTTCTAGATCATGGACATGTTCGCAACTATAACTATCTTGATGACGAATTGTCACGATTTTAGTTCAAAGTTTGCGATCGCTTTACAAAAACGTACAAGTTGTTAAAGTCTCCAGCAAGTTCCGGGATTGAGCAGTGTGCAACGCTACAAAATCAGCCCACGCCCCCTTGATGAGCCAGGCTGCGCAGCCTGGGATCGCTTATCTTAGATGCTGTCTAAGGCTTGTTCAACGGCATCGGAGAAGGTCTGAAGAATGGTAACGCGGGCGTAGTATTTATCATTGGCGGCGATGCTGTGCCAGGGTGCCATGGGCGTATGGGTGCGCTGTAGTGCTTGATTAACGGCTACTTCGTAGAGGGGCCAGCGATCGCGATTGCGCCAGTCTTCGTCGGTGAGTTTGTGCTGCTTAAACGGATCCTTTTCACGGTCTTGAAAGCGTTGGAGCTGTTCTTCGGGACTGATGTGAAGCCAAAACTTCAGCAAGACATAGCCCGCGATCACCAATTGGGATTCAAATTCATTGATTTCCTTATAGGCCCGCCGCCATTCTGCATCGGTGGCAAAACCCTCCACCCGTTCCACCAAAACCCGTCCATACCAGCTGCGGTCAAAAATGCCAATGGTGCCTGCGATGGGCAGTTTTCGCCAAAAGCGCCAGAGATATTGCCGGGCTTTTTCCTCGTCGGTGGGGGCGGCGAAGGGCTGAACGCTATAGCTACGGGGATCGAGGGTGTCGGTCAAGCGTTTGATGGCTCCACCTTTGCCCGCCGCATCCCAGCCTTCAAAAATCGCCAGCACGGGGATTTGATGTTTATGGATTTTGAGCTGCAGCTTGCGCAACCGAATTTGTTCGGTCTTGAGCTGATGTTTGTACTCGTCGTCAGACAGACTGCGGCTGAGATCGACGCGGGCTAAGACATTGGGTTCCGTCGGGTCGAGATGCGACTGGGGCGGAAGCTGGATGGGCGGCGGAGCAACTTGGCGGCGATCGAGCATTTCGGTCATCAGAGCGGCCACGTGGCTGAGCACCTTAACCCTAGCCCAGCGCTGACAGTCGCCTTCCACTAAAGTCCAAGGGGCTGGGCCGGTGCTGGTGTGGATGAACATGTCTTCAGCTAGGGCCGTGTACTCGTGATATTTTTTTTGCTGCTTCCAGTCTTCTGGGCGCACCCGCCAAGCATCCAGGGGATCTTTGGCATATTTTTTCAGGCGAGACTTCAGCTCCGGCTTGCTGAGGTGAACCCAAAATTTAGCGATCGCCACCCCGTCATCGGTAAGCTGGCGCTCGAAAGCATTAATTTGCCGCATGTGGCTGAGCACCTGATCACCCTCCACCCGTTCAAACAGCCGGTCTTCCAGCACATGGGTATACCAACTGTGGTAAAACACGCCGATATTGCCCGTTGGGGGAAGCTTTTGCCAAAACCGCCACAGAAATGGGTACTGTTTCTCAAGATCGGAGGGTTCGAGGATGGGGTAGACCTCAAAGCCCCGAGGATCCATGCAGTTTGCTAGTTTTTTAACCAGATTGCCCTTGCCTGCGGCTGCCCACCCTTCTAAGACCAGCACCACGGTGAGACCTTTCTCCCAGCAAGCATTTTGCAGCGATCGCAGTTGGATCATCAACGCCTGCATTTGGCTGCGGTAGGTATCTTTGTCAAGGGAGACCGAAAGGTCAAGGGTATCCAGCATGGGCACAACTGAGGGGGAGAAGGGACAGGTGTTCAGTATGGCATTGTCTTTATTATGATCGTGGTGTCTTGTCATGCCAATTCATGCTGGCTTCTCCAGTAAGGGATAGCGTTGGGCAGGTCGTAGGGGTGGGACATAAAGGATAGAAGGAGTGAGACGGAAAGATAGAAGGTAGAGAGCGATCGCCCTCCCAGTCCGTGAAATATCCATGAGAGCCAGCCATGAGATCCAGATCGTCATCTGGGATCAATCTGGGACAGCCCCCGGCAAGGGGATCTGTTAAAATCAAGCGATAGCAAGCACCTGTAGCCCCACAGGCTACGTTCCGTGCCCCCAGTCTGTCGTCCAAGGGGCGATCGCCTCCTGGTTGTCCCGTCAAGAAGACGGTGACAATCGGCGTCCCCTTGCCCCATTCAAGTCGCTCACTTGAGACACCTATGCCCAGAACACAACGCAACGATAACTTTATTGACCAGACCTTTACGGTTATGGCAGACATGATTCTGAAAATGCTGCCGACCAACCAACGGTCTAAAGAAGCTTTTGCCTACTATCGAGACGGTATGTCTGCCCAAGGGGATGGGGAATATGCCGAAGCCATGTCCAACTATGAAGAAGCCCTGCGCCTAGAGCAGGATCCCTTCGATCGCAGTTTTGTGCTGTATAACATGGGGCTGATTCACGCCAGCAATGGTGAACATGATCGCGCCCTCGATCGCTACACCGAAGCCCTGGACTGTAATCCCCGCATGACCCAGGCGCTCAACAACATTGCCGTGATTTATCACTACCTGGGTGAACAGGCCGAGCTAGCTGGCCGCAAAGACGATGCCGAGCAATGGTATGAACAAGCGGCAGAATTCTGGCAGCGGGCCATTCGCCTAGCGCCTAATAACTACATCGAAGCGCAAAACTGGCTGAAAACCACGGGCCGCGCCAAAATTGACGTTTACTTTTAAGGCTGCCAAAACGTTCCCTGTCATGTCTAACATTACCCAAGACGAAGTACGCAAAGTGGCGCACCTAGCTCGCCTGGAGCTACTGCCCAACGAGGAAGCAGCCCTGACCACCCAGCTCAGCAATATCCTGGACTATGTAGAACAGTTGAGTGAACTGGATACCCAGGATGTTGAGCCAACCACTCGGGCAATTGAGGTGAGCAACGTCACCCGTCTGGATCAACTGCAGACCTGTACCGATCGCTCAGCTATTCTCAACTGCGCCCCCGATCGCGATGATGATTTCTTCAAAGTTCCCCAGATCATGGCGGACGAATAGCGATCGCCCTAGCCGAGAGCCCCCTGCCTATCCCTATGGAAAAGCTTCTGTTTAGTGATGAAGACCTGGTGTCTGTCCGGGCCTTGTTTTTGGGCGAAAGCCTAGATCTGAAACTCCTCGAAAAAACCGATCCCCTGGCCATCGATCCCCTTGTCGTGTCGGCGGGGGATAACGGCTGTGCTGTCCTGTTTCGGTATGGAGCAGCGGTGCTGTTTGGGCTCGACCCCCTAGAGCAGGTGACCTTTCTCCAGCAACTGGATACCTTGGTGGTCAAACCCTTGCCCAATCCGGCCACGGAAGAGGTCAAGTTGCGCCTTGATACGACCGGTGTAGGACGAGTTGAGAATGATGTCATCTGGCTTTCCAGCTTTAGCGTCGAGCAACTGCAGCTTGTCGCTGATGTTCTGGCAAAAAGTGTGGTGCTGGAGCATTACGAAGACGGCACCGCCAAGATTTTTGATCAGATTGAACCCTTTGCCAATAGCCTACAGCTCACCACCAAAAATGCCAGCATGGGCAAGGAACTGCTGCGGCAAATTGGGCGAACTCTATCGATTCAAAATCGGATTGTGGGGCGGGTGGAGATTATTGACAAGCCTGAACTGCTATGGGATGCCCCCGAGCTGGAACGCATTTACCTGCGCCTAGAAGATGAGTACGAGATTCGGGAGCGCAACCAAGCCCTAGAACGTAAGCTAGATCTGATTTCCCGCACCGCCGAAACGGCCCTCGATCTGCTGCAGTACAATACCAGCCATCGGGTGGAGTGGTATATCGTCATTTTGATCGTGGTGGAGATTTTGCTGTCGCTGTATGAACTGTTTGGCCTTCCTGCCATGCCCTAATCCATAGCGTTGAGCTATTGGAAGATCGGCTCCGTTTCAGGACGGAAGATGAAGTCATAGTCAAAATGCAGCGAGTTGATATGACGGATGATCGAAAATCCAAAGTTCGTCACCG
The genomic region above belongs to Candidatus Obscuribacterales bacterium and contains:
- a CDS encoding photosystem I assembly protein Ycf3, which produces MPRTQRNDNFIDQTFTVMADMILKMLPTNQRSKEAFAYYRDGMSAQGDGEYAEAMSNYEEALRLEQDPFDRSFVLYNMGLIHASNGEHDRALDRYTEALDCNPRMTQALNNIAVIYHYLGEQAELAGRKDDAEQWYEQAAEFWQRAIRLAPNNYIEAQNWLKTTGRAKIDVYF
- the pap gene encoding polyphosphate:AMP phosphotransferase, whose amino-acid sequence is MLDTLDLSVSLDKDTYRSQMQALMIQLRSLQNACWEKGLTVVLVLEGWAAAGKGNLVKKLANCMDPRGFEVYPILEPSDLEKQYPFLWRFWQKLPPTGNIGVFYHSWYTHVLEDRLFERVEGDQVLSHMRQINAFERQLTDDGVAIAKFWVHLSKPELKSRLKKYAKDPLDAWRVRPEDWKQQKKYHEYTALAEDMFIHTSTGPAPWTLVEGDCQRWARVKVLSHVAALMTEMLDRRQVAPPPIQLPPQSHLDPTEPNVLARVDLSRSLSDDEYKHQLKTEQIRLRKLQLKIHKHQIPVLAIFEGWDAAGKGGAIKRLTDTLDPRSYSVQPFAAPTDEEKARQYLWRFWRKLPIAGTIGIFDRSWYGRVLVERVEGFATDAEWRRAYKEINEFESQLVIAGYVLLKFWLHISPEEQLQRFQDREKDPFKQHKLTDEDWRNRDRWPLYEVAVNQALQRTHTPMAPWHSIAANDKYYARVTILQTFSDAVEQALDSI
- the gatC gene encoding Asp-tRNA(Asn)/Glu-tRNA(Gln) amidotransferase subunit GatC; amino-acid sequence: MSNITQDEVRKVAHLARLELLPNEEAALTTQLSNILDYVEQLSELDTQDVEPTTRAIEVSNVTRLDQLQTCTDRSAILNCAPDRDDDFFKVPQIMADE
- a CDS encoding RMD1 family protein; the protein is MEKLLFSDEDLVSVRALFLGESLDLKLLEKTDPLAIDPLVVSAGDNGCAVLFRYGAAVLFGLDPLEQVTFLQQLDTLVVKPLPNPATEEVKLRLDTTGVGRVENDVIWLSSFSVEQLQLVADVLAKSVVLEHYEDGTAKIFDQIEPFANSLQLTTKNASMGKELLRQIGRTLSIQNRIVGRVEIIDKPELLWDAPELERIYLRLEDEYEIRERNQALERKLDLISRTAETALDLLQYNTSHRVEWYIVILIVVEILLSLYELFGLPAMP